The following coding sequences lie in one Williamwhitmania taraxaci genomic window:
- a CDS encoding pyridoxamine 5'-phosphate oxidase family protein, with protein MSEDKKLSAKFFEVLQHEGVVAIMSWGIEPHIVNTWNSYLVITDDERILIPAYGFRKTQKNVEVNSTVKISLGTKNVLGHKDYPGTGFIITGKAKYIESGDEYDMMKNKFSFLTRVLEISVVNAKQML; from the coding sequence ATGAGCGAGGATAAGAAACTTTCAGCCAAATTTTTTGAAGTACTGCAACATGAAGGTGTTGTCGCAATAATGTCGTGGGGAATAGAACCGCATATAGTGAATACATGGAACTCCTACCTAGTAATAACTGATGATGAGCGAATATTAATTCCCGCATATGGTTTCAGGAAAACACAAAAAAACGTAGAGGTTAATAGCACTGTTAAAATATCATTAGGCACCAAAAATGTTCTTGGTCATAAGGATTATCCGGGAACCGGTTTTATCATAACAGGTAAAGCCAAATATATCGAATCAGGAGACGAATATGATATGATGAAAAACAAATTCTCTTTTCTGACAAGAGTGCTAGAAATAAGTGTTGTGAACGCAAAGCAAATGCTATAA
- a CDS encoding MarR family transcriptional regulator — protein sequence MEAKEVILEAMKKDGTPLNAGKIVDLTGLDRKIVDKTMTLLKNEGLIVSPKRCYWQPK from the coding sequence ATGGAAGCAAAAGAAGTCATTCTGGAGGCTATGAAAAAAGATGGAACGCCATTAAACGCAGGGAAAATTGTCGATCTCACAGGCCTTGATCGTAAGATTGTTGACAAGACCATGACTCTGTTAAAAAATGAGGGTCTGATTGTTTCACCTAAAAGATGCTACTGGCAGCCTAAATAG
- a CDS encoding Crp/Fnr family transcriptional regulator — MNPTNLITNIRKHVHLGEDEILVLEKSVKCTVLEKNEFILKEGQVCQSMYFVEKGCLRMYFINKRLSEQITQFAIENWWLSDYFSFMNKSHSDYYIQAIEKSKILTIDSHIYDELLIEMPQLEKYFRIIMQKAVAASQHRAKLQYQMSKEEFYQHFVASFPDFNQRVPQYMIASYLGLTPEYVSELRKKKL, encoded by the coding sequence ATGAATCCTACTAATTTGATTACAAATATTAGAAAGCATGTTCATCTTGGCGAAGATGAAATTTTAGTTTTAGAGAAATCCGTTAAATGTACTGTTTTAGAGAAAAATGAGTTCATACTAAAAGAAGGTCAAGTATGTCAGTCAATGTATTTTGTTGAAAAAGGATGCTTGCGAATGTACTTTATTAACAAAAGGTTATCCGAACAGATTACACAATTCGCAATAGAAAACTGGTGGTTGTCCGACTACTTTAGTTTTATGAATAAAAGCCATTCTGACTATTATATCCAAGCCATTGAAAAGTCAAAAATATTAACAATTGATAGCCATATATATGATGAGTTGCTCATAGAGATGCCACAACTAGAGAAATACTTCAGGATAATCATGCAAAAAGCGGTAGCTGCCTCACAGCATAGAGCAAAATTACAATACCAAATGTCCAAGGAGGAGTTTTATCAGCACTTCGTAGCCTCATTCCCTGATTTCAATCAACGCGTACCACAATACATGATTGCGTCTTATCTTGGACTTACCCCTGAATACGTAAGTGAACTGAGAAAAAAGAAATTATAA
- a CDS encoding DUF6132 family protein, which yields MSETCKTKSSPKSFKELIRSSFFWKPALGVIIGGTLGFVYYHFVGCSSGSCAITSNPYLSIAFGSVLGLFVTNSPCKTC from the coding sequence ATGAGCGAGACATGTAAAACCAAGAGCAGTCCAAAGTCCTTCAAGGAATTGATACGCTCTTCCTTTTTCTGGAAACCTGCACTGGGTGTGATTATTGGTGGGACGTTAGGCTTTGTTTATTACCACTTCGTGGGTTGTTCCTCTGGTTCGTGTGCTATCACCAGCAATCCATATTTAAGTATTGCCTTCGGATCCGTCCTCGGTCTGTTTGTAACCAATAGCCCTTGTAAAACATGCTAG